In Massilia forsythiae, one DNA window encodes the following:
- the murU gene encoding N-acetylmuramate alpha-1-phosphate uridylyltransferase MurU → MKAMIFAAGRGERMRPLTDTVPKPLLKVRGRPLIAWHVLNLVRAGIRDIVINHSHLGHMIEQELGDGSRYGARIVYSHEPTPLETAGGIANALHLLGDEPFLAVSGDIYAPYFDFEQVKDALKDQDMLGKDIPLDKRDIAWLYLTPNPWHNPEGDFGLTMYTLSNDGAPKWNFAGIGVYRPEMFEGIGAGEFLKFGPLMRKFIEQGRVGGELYEGEWVNVGTVEQLEALNAPFGARKGGAGNSGSSGSSGGGAA, encoded by the coding sequence ATGAAAGCCATGATCTTCGCCGCCGGCCGCGGCGAGCGGATGCGGCCGCTGACCGACACCGTCCCGAAGCCGCTGCTGAAGGTGCGCGGGCGGCCGCTCATCGCCTGGCACGTATTGAACCTGGTGCGCGCCGGCATCCGCGACATCGTCATCAACCATTCCCACCTCGGCCACATGATCGAGCAGGAACTGGGCGACGGCAGCCGCTACGGCGCGCGCATCGTGTACTCGCACGAGCCCACGCCATTGGAGACCGCGGGCGGCATCGCCAACGCGCTGCACCTGCTGGGCGACGAGCCGTTCCTGGCGGTGTCGGGCGACATCTACGCGCCCTACTTCGACTTCGAGCAGGTCAAGGATGCGCTCAAGGACCAGGACATGCTGGGCAAGGACATCCCGCTCGACAAGCGCGACATCGCCTGGCTGTACCTGACGCCGAATCCGTGGCACAACCCGGAAGGCGACTTCGGATTGACCATGTACACGCTGTCCAACGACGGCGCGCCCAAGTGGAACTTCGCCGGCATCGGCGTCTACCGTCCCGAGATGTTCGAGGGCATCGGCGCCGGCGAATTCCTGAAGTTCGGCCCGCTGATGCGCAAGTTCATCGAGCAGGGCCGCGTGGGCGGCGAGTTGTACGAAGGCGAATGGGTCAACGTCGGCACCGTGGAACAGCTGGAAGCCCTGAACGCGCCCTTCGGCGCCCGCAAGGGCGGAGCGGGCAACAGCGGCAGCAGCGGCAGCAGCGGCGGCGGCGCCGCATGA
- a CDS encoding aminoglycoside phosphotransferase family protein yields the protein MSSLSQLSPTADGQDARLAQLTAWLGTLDLVEAGSLRPASTDASFRRYFRLDVLPALRDKLGATLIAMDAPPERENVPAFIHVDGLLFDAGVTVPAIVARQVEAGFLLLSDLGTTTYLQRLDIDNAPFMYSDAIDALIKFQQTSQPGVLPEFDRAFVLREMNLFPEWFVGRHLGATLTDVQQTQLSKVFEAITANVLAQQQVFMHRDYHSRNLMFLDQGNPGVLDFQDAVYGPVTYDLASLLRDAYVQWDEEFVLDWVVRYWQSAKRAGLPVNPDIDAFYRDFEYMALQRHLKILGIFCRLNYRDGKAVYMGDLPTVLDYVRKTANRYTELKPLARLLDSFEDKAPQVGYTF from the coding sequence ATGTCTTCTCTGTCTCAACTCTCCCCTACCGCCGACGGGCAGGATGCCCGCCTGGCCCAGCTGACCGCATGGCTGGGCACCCTGGACCTGGTCGAGGCCGGGAGCCTGCGCCCCGCTTCGACCGATGCCAGCTTCCGCCGCTACTTCCGCCTGGACGTGCTGCCGGCGCTGCGCGACAAGCTCGGCGCCACCCTGATCGCCATGGACGCGCCGCCCGAGCGCGAGAACGTGCCGGCCTTTATCCACGTCGACGGCCTGCTGTTCGACGCCGGCGTCACCGTGCCGGCGATCGTCGCGCGCCAGGTCGAGGCCGGCTTCCTGCTGCTGTCCGACCTCGGCACCACGACCTACCTGCAGCGTCTCGACATCGACAACGCGCCCTTCATGTACTCGGATGCGATCGATGCCCTGATCAAGTTCCAGCAGACCAGCCAGCCGGGCGTGCTGCCGGAATTCGACCGCGCCTTCGTGCTGCGCGAGATGAATTTGTTTCCGGAATGGTTCGTGGGACGCCACCTGGGCGCCACCCTGACCGACGTCCAGCAAACCCAGTTGAGTAAAGTGTTCGAGGCGATCACCGCCAACGTGCTGGCCCAGCAGCAGGTCTTCATGCACCGCGACTACCACTCGCGCAACCTGATGTTCCTCGACCAGGGCAACCCCGGCGTGCTGGATTTCCAGGATGCCGTGTACGGCCCGGTGACCTACGACCTGGCCTCGCTGCTGCGCGACGCCTACGTCCAGTGGGACGAGGAATTCGTGCTGGACTGGGTGGTGCGCTACTGGCAGAGCGCCAAGCGCGCCGGCCTGCCGGTGAACCCGGACATCGACGCCTTTTATCGCGACTTCGAATACATGGCCTTGCAGCGCCACCTGAAAATCCTGGGCATCTTCTGCCGCCTGAACTATCGCGACGGCAAGGCCGTCTACATGGGCGACCTGCCGACCGTGCTCGACTACGTGCGCAAGACCGCCAACCGCTACACCGAACTCAAGCCGCTGGCGCGCCTGCTCGATTCCTTCGAGGACAAGGCGCCGCAGGTCGGCTACACCTTCTGA